One part of the Indicator indicator isolate 239-I01 chromosome 5, UM_Iind_1.1, whole genome shotgun sequence genome encodes these proteins:
- the FZD5 gene encoding frizzled-5 yields the protein MGGRGLPVPLALVLPLLLGLPAAGRAASKALVCQEITVPMCKGIGYNLTYMPNQFNHDTQDEAGLEVHQFWPLVEIQCSPDLRFFLCSMYTPICLPDYTKPLPPCRSVCERAKAGCSPIMQQYGFAWPERMSCDRLPVLGDTEVLCMGYNRTEVTTLPPFFGKPTRPAKDAAKNLTPLDGQHPSGLDCGRTCKCKAPLIPISKESHPLYNRIRTGQVPNCAIPCYQPYFTQDEKTFATFWIGLWSILCFLSTSTTVATFLIDMERFKYPERPIIFLSACYLFVSVGYIVRLVAGHANVACNSEHHHIHYETTGPALCTIVFLLLYFFGMASSIWWVILSLTWFLAAGMKWGNEAIASYAQYFHLAAWLIPSAKSIAVLALSSVDGDPVAGVCYVGNQSLENLRGFVLAPLVVYLFTGSLFLLAGFISLFRIRSVIKQGGTKTDKLEKLMIRIGIFTVLYTVPATIVIACYIYEQHNREAWEQAQNCSCPGDPHRPKPDYAVFMLKYFMCLVVGITSGVWIWSGKTLESWRRFTAHCCRARKPPGASMYGEASPALAGRMVLPSMASYHKQVPLSHV from the coding sequence ATGGGCGGCCGGGGGCTGCCGGTGCCGCTGGCTCTGgtgctgccgctgctgctggGGCTACCGGCGGCGGGGCGCGCCGCCTCTAAGGCGCTGGTGTGCCAGGAGATCACCGTGCCGATGTGCAAGGGCATCGGCTACAACCTCACCTACATGCCCAACCAGTTCAACCACGACACACAGGACGAGGCCGGGCTGGAGGTGCACCAGTTTTGGCCGCTGGTGGAGATTCAGTGCTCCCCGGACCTGCgcttcttcctctgcagcatgtACACCCCCATCTGCCTGCCCGACTACACCAAGCCGCTGCCCCCGTGCCGCTCCGTCTGTGAGCGGGCCAAGGCCGGCTGCTCGCCCATCATGCAGCAGTACGGCTTCGCCTGGCCCGAGAGGATGAGCTGCGACAGGCTGCCGGTGCTGGGGGACACCGAGGTGCTCTGCATGGGATACAACCGCACGGAAGTCACCACCTTGCCGCCTTTCTTTGGGAAGCCCACACGCCCGGCCAAGGACGCAGCCAAAAACCTGACGCCACTCGATGGGCAGCACCCCTCAGGGCTGGACTGTGGCCGGACTTGCAAGTGCAAAGCGCCCCTGATCCCCATCTCCAAGGAGTCCCATCCGCTGTACAACCGCATCAGGACTGGGCAGGTACCCAATTGTGCCATCCCCTGCTACCAGCCTTACTTTACTCAAGATGAGAAGACTTTTGCTACCTTCTGGATTGGCCTCTGGTCTATCCTCTGCTTCCTCTCCACCTCAACCACTGTGGCCACCTTCCTCATCGACATGGAGCGCTTCAAGTATCCTGAGCGCCCCATCatctttctctctgcttgctACCTGTTTGTCTCCGTGGGCTACATCGTGCGGTTGGTGGCAGGGCATGCCAATGTGGCTTGCAACTCAGAACACCACCACATCCACTATGAGACCACAGGCCCTGCCCTCTGCACCAtagttttccttctcctctactTCTTTGGCATGGCCAGCTCCATCTGGTGGGTCATCTTGTCCCTCACCTGGTTTCTGGCTGCTGGAATGAAGTGGGGCAACGAGGCCATTGCTAGCTACGCTCAGTACTTTCACCTGGCTGCCTGGCTCATCCCCAGTGCCAAATCCATCGCCGtactggcactcagctctgtgGATGGTGACCCAGTGGCTGGGGTTTGCTATGTGGGCAACCAGAGCCTGGAGAACCTGAGGGGCTTTGTGCTGGCACCGCTTGTGGTTTATCTCTTCACTGGCAGCCTCTTCCTGCTGGCTGGCTTCATCTCACTCTTTCGCATCCGCAGTGTGATCAAGCAGGGCGGCACCAAGactgacaagctggagaagctcaTGATCCGCATCGGCATCTTCACTGTGCTCTACACTGTGCCTGCCACCATCGTTATCGCCTGCTACATCTATGAGCAGCACAACCGGGAGGCATGGGAGCAGGCACAGAACTGTTCCTGCCCAGGGGACCCCCACCGCCCCAAGCCCGACTATGCTGTCTTCATGCTCAAGTACTTCATGTGCCTTGTGGTGGGCATCACTTCTGGCGTCTGGATCTGGTCTGGCAAGACACTTGAGTCCTGGAGGCGCTTCACAGCCCACTGCTGCCGGGCCAGGAAACCCCCAGGTGCCTCTATGTATGGTGaggccagcccagcactggcaggcagGATGGTGCTGCCCAGCATGGCCTCCTACCACAAGCAGGTCCCACTGTCCCATGTGTGA